The genome window ACATTAAATGAGGATGGTACGGTTCGTCAATTATTTGAGAGTTCATCAGACGATGGTAAAACATGGACTCCTGCTTTTGACGGTTTATATAAAAGAAAAAACTAGGACATAAAGTAGAGTGTAGCTCCTTCTCAATTAAACTGAGTTGGGGCTATTTTACTTTTGCTACAAATCCGCTCTTACTCGCCTCATCTTTCATCCGATCTGCTTCTTCTTTACCGAGATATTTATCGATAAGAAAATGACCTAAATAGATAACAGGAGTTAAAGCAATAGCAATCATAAATTTATAGATGTAGTTGAGTAAGCCCACTGAAAAAACCTGAGATAACTCCCATCTACTACCTGCTGGTGCTAAAATATAGAAGGCAATTGCAAGCACTACGAAACTATCAATCAACTGAGATATGAGCGTAGAGCCTGTAGCCCTCAACCATATCATTTTCTCTCCTGTGATTTTTCTAAGTCGCTGAAAAACTATTACATCTAGTATTTGTCCAATTAAAAAAGCGATGATTGACCCAACAATAATACCCAGTCCCTGTGTGTAGATTTTGTTAAAAGCAAAATCCATATTAAAAGGATTTCCCTCCGGGTCCGTACTATTGACATCCAACCAGAAAGGTGCAGGGCTCAACTTTGTCACCAACCATATCATGATAAAAGCATATGTGATACAGCCCACAGCTAAAAAACTAATCTTTCTTACGCCAGATTTTCCGAAATATTCATTGATAATATCAGTGGTAATAAAAACCACAGGCCATATCATAACCCCAGCTGTAAGATTAAAATCTAGTATGTACCCGAAAATATCAAGATTTGCCGGCTCCAATCTTAACGTTTGTTCGAGTGAGAATATCTTCACTCCGATCAACTCCGCAAGGATGGCGTTGGTGAGAAAGATTACCGCTAGAATAATGAATAAATTTTGGCGTTTATTTCCCATCTACAAAGAATTTTGTTCCTTCAATAGCCAATTCTGAGTTTGAAAAAACATCTCTTGCTTCTTCTAATATTATATCTAGTTCTTTATATCTAGCAGAAAAATGACCTAGAATAAGTTTGCCGACTTTGGCTTCCTTCGCAAAGGTGGCTGCCTGCTCTGCAGTGGTATGATATGTTTGTTCTGCACGGTCTTTCATATCATTAGCAAAGGTTGACTCATGATATAGAAGATCAACTCCTTCTACTATTTCCCTTAGCTCTGGCTTGTACTTAGAATCAGAGCAGTAAGCATAACTGAAACTTGGATTTGGATCAAGTGTAAGAACCTTATTTTCATACTTAACTGTACCATTCTCGTTCAAAACATCTTCACCTTCTTTTAACCGAGCTATCTGTAGATGTGAAAGCTCCATGTCCGGCAATAGTTTCCTATTGATTCTACGCTTCTTTGGTTTTTCCTTAAACAGGTATCCTGAACATGGTACCCTATGATTCATTGGAATCGTTGTTACCGTATACTTAAGATGATCATAGATTACTTCCGATACATGTGGTGTGAATTCAATGAAACGTATATGAAAATTCAGCGCTGTTTCTGAATATCTTAATTGTAATTGAATAATCTCCTTTAGTCCGGGAGGTCCGACAAGTATCAACTCCTTCTGCCTTCCAAACAGGTGCATCGTTGACAATAGGCCAATCAATCCAAAGTAGTGATCTCCATGCATATGAGAAATGAAGATATGATCAATCCTGGAGAGTCGAACCTTATGCTTTTTCATAAGCAATTGAGTTCCTTCTCCACAATCGATTAAGAAATGTTGGTCCTGAAGCTTAAATAATTGCGCAGTATGATGCCTGCGGTGAGCAAATGCAGCAGAATTCGATCCTAGTATCAGTAATTCAAGGCTCAAGCTTATTCGCCCTGTCCTTTTTGAATCTCTGTCATCAATACATAATCAGCAGCTTCTTCTTGTCCAGCAACAATTGTCATCACCTTATCCAACTGGCTGATTGATACTAATTTCATTACATGATCAGTCACATTATATAGAACAAATGCACCCTGTTCAGTAAAAGACCTATTACCTACTAATAAGGCACTCAATCCGCTAGAATCTACATATTTAACCTTAGCCATATCAACAATAAGGCTTTTCACGCCATCTTGTGCAAGATTCATAAACTCAGACTTTAGCTCAGGGGCTATTGTGCTGTCTACTTTTTCTTGATTTATCTGTGCGATTGAATAATTCTCGTATTTATCAACTGTAAATTCCATAATTCTTCTTTATTCTACGATTTGGGATATAGCCTCTTTAATTCGCGCTAATTTATCTGAGTATTCGTCCTTAACAAACTTTTCACCAGAGATGTTCTCATAAAGTTCAATATATCGATCTGATATCATCTTTATTCTATCGTTCGACATCTCAGGGATTTGCTGTCCATCCTTTCCTTGAAAATCTTCAGATATTAACCACTGTCTCACAAATTCTTTTGAAAGTTGCTTTTGAGGCTCATTTTTATCTTGCAACTCCTGATATGGCTCTGAATAAAAATATCGAGATGAATCTGGTGTATGAACCTCATCTATGAGATAGATTTCTCCATCAAATTTTCCAAACTCATATTTAGTGTCAACCAAGATCAATCCTCTCTCTTCAGCTATTTCAGTGCCTCGCACAAACAACTTCTGTGTGTATTCTTCGAGTTGCAAATAGTCATGTTCGGAAACAATTTCTTGATTTAATATTTCTTCTCTTGAAATATCTTCATCGTGACCTTTATCTGCTTTAGTAGTAGGCGTAATGATAGGTGAAGGGAACTGTTCATTTTCCTTCATTTCTTCAGGCAGGGGCATGCCACACAACATTCGCTTTCCGTCTCTGTACTCTCTCCATGCGTGACCAGTTAGATACCCTCTAATCACCATCTCCACCTTGAAAGGCTGGCATCTCTTTCCAAAAGTCACGTTCGGGTGTGGAGAACTCTCTACCCAATTAGGAATGATATCTTTTGTAGCTTCCAAAAATTTCTCCGCAAGCTGATTTAACACCTGCCCTTTGAATGGAATAGGCTTAGGTAATACCACGTCAAATGCGGATATTCGATCGGTAGCTATCATTGCTAGCTTATCGCCAAATTCATATACTTCACGAACCTTTCCGGTATACTTTCCGGTTTGTCCATTAAATTGAAAATCTGTTGAGATGATGCCTTCTGACATAGGAGGCAAATATAACTTTATACCTATTGAACAGTTGTTGACTGAATGAAAAAAGTAATCATACTTCTACTTATTTTAAATTCTTGTGAATTCCGGATGGATGATGAAGATGCTCAAGAAGAGCTAGAAACAACTGCTACTCGTATTGAGTTTGGGGATTTACTAGTAGAGGAACGAAATATTCATTTCGCATTTACTGAACAAGGAAAAGAATTGCTCATCACCTTTGTCCATGGATCTCCAGGTTCCTGGAATGCTTTTATTGACTTTTTTAAAGCGGATAGTTTGCTTAACAACGCAGATATTCTATCAGTTGACAGAGCCGGATTTGGGGATTCTGATTATGGAAATGCTGAATCTTCTCTTAAGAAACAGGCTTTTCAAATCAATGAAGTAATCAAAAAATTTCCTCAAAAGCGCATATTGCTAATCGGTCATTCCTTGGGAGGTCCGGTAGTTGCTAGAATGGCCATGGATTACCCTCAAGCTTATAATGGAATCATTTTAGTAGCACCCTCTATTGACCCTGAAATGGAAAAGAAAGAATGGTATAGAAAAGTTATTGATACAAAATTTGGTGCTTTGCTGACACCTAAAGAGTTTGAAGTGAGCAACGACGAAATAATTACATTAAAAGAAGAATTGGAACTGATGATTCCACTTTGGGATCAAATAAAAATACCAACGATTGTCATTCAGGGGACTGATGATTCGTTGGTACCTAAAGAAAATGCAGATTTTGCGAAACGAATGCTTCCAGATTCATTGCTAGAAGTAAACTTACTTGAAGGTGTCAACCATTTCATACCTTGGAGTCATCCTCAAGAGATAATAAAAGCCATCTACACACTAGCAGATGACAGATAATATCCATCCATAGCTAGACACTAAGTGTCTGTTTCATAAATATTTCGCATTTTTCCCTACTGCCTATATACAGGATGCTAAAGCCTTTCTTTACCATCCAATCACCTGTTTGTGATTTTGTTAATCGTACTCGATCCTTGTCTTGTTTTGCAAATAACCTAAAAAGATTCATGGTGAGTTTATTTTAAGTTTGAAAATATTTTATCCTAAAATTGTAATATATAAGTATTAAACATAAATATAACACTATATGTTTCAATATAGTACAATTTTTTCTAAATATTTTTACATTTTAATAAACAATGGCAAACAAAAAAGCAATGCTTTTCAGCATTGCTTTTTTGTACGTTCTAATTCGGATAGGTGGTAAGATCGAATTACATCGCGTGACTCATATACGTCTGACATTTGTCTTTAGAGCCTATATAAAGTACTGTCGATCCTTTCCTCACAACCCATTCTCCGGAAGGATCTTTCTTAAGTTTTAGCTGGTTTCCATCGGTAGATTTTCCTAGTAGTGTTTTTACAAATTTCATTTCCGATTAAATTTCCGTTGATTTATACTTTGTCAGGAACAAATTTAACTATTCTAAGTGTTAAATTAAAATAATTAAAAAAGTTATTAAAAAAGTGCAAATACCGAACTGCTAGACTTATTTTCGTCGATAAAAACATGGGTTTTGTCCAATTCCATTTTAGAGAATAGTCGTCTTAACTACCATCTGATGAGCGCTGAAGCCCAAGTAAAGCCACTCCCAAAAGCTGCCAGACAAACCAAATCTCCCTCTTTGATTTTTCCTTCTTGCCAAGCTTCACTCATTGCTATTGGAATCGAAGCTGCGGTTGTATTTCCATACCGCATTATGTTATTAAATACCTGATCATCAGATAATCCCATCTTTGCTTGCACAAATTGACTAATCCTCAGGTTTGCCTGATGGGGTACCAAAAGGTTGATGTCCTCAGGTTTATAGTTATTAGTAGCTAGTGCCTCTCCTATGACTTCCATAAACCGAGTCACAGCATGCTTGAAAACAAAATTTCCATTCATGTGAGGGTAATAGCTCGAATCCTCAGGATTATCTTCTGATATAATCTCTGGAACCCATCTACCTGTATTAGGGCCAATTAAGGCTAGTTCTTCTGCGTGCTTACCTTCTGAATGTAAATGCGTTGACAGGATACCTTTTGAATCTTCAGACCTCTGTATGACAGCTGCTCCTGCTCCGTCTCCAAAAATCACAGTTACCCCTCTACCTCTGGTAGACTTTTCCAATCCTCCGGAATGATTCTCAGAACCAATTACCAAAATATTTTGGTACATCCCTGTTTTTATAAACTGATCCGCAATAGACAGGCTATAGACAAAGCCAGAACATTGATTTCTTACATCTAAGGCGCCTATTTCTTTAATACCAAGTTGCTCTTGAACCATAACACCAGGGCCTGGGAAGTAGTAGTCTGGGCTCAATGTGGCGAAAATGATAAAGTCAATATCATCAGGTGTTAAACCAGCATTTTTTATTGCGATTCTTGCAGCCTTAGTACCCATAGTAGATGGGCTATCTCCTGTTTTTGGGTCGATCCAACGGCGTTCCTTTATTCCAGTTCGCTCAATAATCCATTCATCATTGGTGTCCATCATCTTGGATAGATCTTCATTGGTCACAACATTATCGGGTACATAATGTCCAAGACCAGCAATTCTTGAGGTATACATGCTGTTTATTTTTAATCCCAATATACTAGAAACGATAAATATTTTGTTACTGAGAATCAGTAGGTGTTTTTATTTTACCAATATAGAAGTCTTTTAGGTAGGTTGTATTGGTTCCGCCAGTTGCATGAATTTCAAAATCATCAAGAGAGATCAACTCCTTATTATCTCTTCTAAGTTCAACTTTATATACATCATCCGCATTTATCTGCATCTCAAATTGTCCGCTTTCATCCAAGGGAGAGAAAAAGTACATATCAGTATATTCAAGTGGCCTGAAGAAAATACGTGCATCGGTAATTGCTTCCCCAGTTGGTCCATCTATGACACGACCTTTTATTGTGATCGTGTGAATCTCCCAGAAAAAGAAAATATCATAATCACCATATGTATGAAGTCTATTGGATGTAAAATATCCTGACATCTGATCTTTGTTGAGCTTAAAATGAATTTCATCATCAGGGGAGTTCACAGGGAACCCCATATTTGTAGGTTCAGACCAAGTCAGTGTTTTAGGGTCAAATTCTGATTTAAAAATATCATATCCCCCCATTGTCTCATGGCCATCAGAAGCAAAATACAATGTTTTCTCATCTGGACTCAGGTATGGGCTATCTTCATTATACTCACTATTAATGGTCGTTGCAAAGAGTGCCGGCTTACTCCAATCACCAGTTTCATGATTTCTAAAAGATTCAAATAAATCCAAATTGGATTCTTTACTGCTCCCAACATTTTTGGAAAAAATGATCCTGTCTTCATGCTCATTGATGAAAAAATGTGAACTTAGATGGGTTGAAGAAATTTTACTATCAAATTCTTGAGGGTTACTCCACCCGTCTTTACTATCTCTTGGTTCACTAAAAAATAGATCTCCTCCTTTATCGGTTCGAAACTGAAATAACCTACCATCATCTGCTACTACTTCGATATTAGAATTATCTCGTGTAAACGTACCAACATTATAAATGATTGAAGGTTCTGACCAGCTTCTTCCTCCTTCGTGCCGTGTATGATAGATTTGAAATTGATCTGGTCTGGAGTCATCCTGATTTGATAAAAACAGGAGCTCTTCCTTCTCTGAGAAATAAACGGGACTTAGCTCTGCTTTTTCGGTATTAATGCCTTTCTCTAATAGATGTATTTCATAGAAATTGGGATTATCCATAAACTTCTTGGCCGCTGTTGCCCACTTTGCCCACCTACTGGCTTCCTTAATAATTTCATCACTCTTTTTAGCTGGTAGCTTAACGAATGTTCTTAAAGATTCAATGGCTTCTTCAAACTTATACTGTTGCATGAGCACTCTGCCTTGCCAATAATAGTAAAACTTGTCTTGCTTTGACATCACCTCCTCGAATTCATCAAAAGGTCCCATATCAGTGTATTGATGATTAGAGAGAAGCTTACAGACTTCAATTTTATATGGAACATCTTCGTAAGCAGTGTCTATTTCTTGAATTGATTCATATAGTACTAGAGCTTCACCGAACTGCTCGTCATAAAAAGTCTCTTCCGCTTCTTGGTATAGTTTATATACTTTCTGAGCCTGTATATCCGTAAGCACTACAATAGCTATAATGGAACACAACACACGAAAAATTTTCATCATAAAAGGCACTATATAATTGTTGTACAAGTTTAATTAAATAACCCTAAACGCCTATTAGTAAATAAGTTATTGATTAAAATAACCAATTCGTAAACCAACAGCAAAAAAAAGACCTGAAAAGTCTTCATTTTCAACGCTTGCTAAATCCAAATCTTTCATTTCCTGAAGTCCTATAGATATATAAGGTTTGGCATAACGAAATCTGGAGAATTCTCCTATAATAGCTCCCTTTAGTAAAGTGAATTCATCACGTAAGAAAGCCTCTTCGTCTTCTTTTCTTTGCCAAGTCATATCTCCTTGATAATATCCAGCTCTAAAAATGATACTTAATGAACTGGTTTCTATAGCAGAAAAAGCAATGAATGGGCCACCATACCGATACTTTAACTCAAAAATGTTAGGAAATATTACTAAAGCTTCGACTTTTCCTTGTGTATCAAATCTATTGAAGCCAATAATCCATTTTTTATATTGAATTCCTACGCCATAGCCGCTCAATATATTTTTTTCTGGCGTGCTTGGCTCTAAAGAGCCTTTGACCTCAAAAAAAATCCCTCCATAATAAGGTGGTAATGGTTTTTCCAATGTGTCTAAAGCCAATGTATCTAAAGCCAGACTATCAAGTTCCTGTGCAGAAGCCAAACTTGAAATAAGCGTGAAGATTAAAAAGAGTTTTTTCATTTGTAAACTTATTCCTCTAAAATTAACAACAACATGCAACCCATGATTCTATTAACAGTCTTTACACCGAACTAACCTAAAAATTGGAAGCAAATACGATAAATATTCACGCAGACCTAATAGCAAGGTGTAGAAATAAAGATCGCTCAGCTCAGTTTGAAATATACAAACTGTATAACAAAGCGATGTTTAATACAGCCCTACGTATAACAGGTGATGGCAGTGACGCTGAGGATGTATTGCAGGATGCATTTGTGAGCGCCTTCCAAAATCTAACAAGCTATCGGGCAGATGCTTCTTTTGGAGCATGGTTAAAGAGGATTGTTATTAATAAGGCTCTGAATCATGTTCAGCGCATAAAAAAGGATTTAATGCTGGCTGAAGATATGAAGAAAGAAGCGAGCGAATTTGAACTGGAAAAAACTGAACCAAATTATTCAGTGGATCAAGTAAAAAATGCTATGCATCACTTGCCTTCCGGGTTTAGAACAGTACTTTCTCTCTATTTATTTGAGGGATATGACCATAAAGAAATAAGCGAAATATTGGGAATAACAGAGTCAACTTCAAAATCTCAGTATAAACGAGCGAAGGATAAATTGAGAATGATTATAACACAGGAGGTAAACTATGGGTGATCAATTAGAAAAATTCATTATAAACAATAGAGGAGAGTTTGACAATGACTCTCCATCGGATAAAGTATGGTCTTCAATTGATCAGAAGCTAGGTAAAAAAAGAGCTGAGTGGTCAACCATATGGAAAGTGGTTGCTGTTCTTTTTATGGTTTCAACTATCATCCTTGTGATTGATAAAGGCATAACCAAGATGGATGAAGGCCCTGTTTTGAGTGACGAATTTAATCAGGCAGAAGATTACTACGTAACATTAATTTCTCAACGTAAACAAGCAATCAAAGAACAACTTACTCCTGAACAGCAAGAAGAATTTTTAACTGAAATCGACCAACTAGACTCTATGTATTTAGAGTTAAAGGATACCTACCAAACTAATGCTTCCAATGACCGGATTATGGATGCCATGATCAGCAACCTGCAGCTGAGGCTTGACATCCTCAACAAACAACTGGACATTTTACAAAATATTAAAAACCAAGACAATGAAAACGACATATCAATTGAAATATAAGCTTTTAACCCTATTGTTTGTTTTTGCCACTGTAGCGATTGCTCGCAATCAGGATGAAAAGAAGAAGTACGTTGAAAAGAATTATAAGGTAAGTTCAACTACCAAATTAAAAATCGAGAATAAGTTTGGTAAAGTAGAAATCAATTCATGGGAGAAAAATGAATTTGATATCAAAATTGAAATAGTGGGGAAAGGGAGAAATGAAGAGCGTGCTCAACGAATTCTTGATGCAATAGAAATTGACATTACTGAAGGCAGTGCTCAAATTGTATTTGAGACAGAAATCCAAAACATAAAAAATAAAAATGAAGAGGGATTCGAGGTGAACTATACCGTATATATGCCTGACTCTAGCCCCCTTGAAATTAAAAATAGCTTTGGAGATGTAACAATGGGCGACCGCACAAATGATCTTGAATTGAATGTCTCCTATGGCTCAATGAGAGTAGGGGATGTATCAGGGGATACGGAAATTAAATTATCGTTTGGTAGTGGAAGTGTAAATAACATTAAAGATGGATATGTCTCTGTCAAGTACAGTAACCTGGAGATTGAAGGTGCTAATAAACTGGATCTGACTCAAGGGTTTTCAGAAATAGAAATTGGCGAAGTGGCTGATTTGGAAATTGAAAGCAAGTATGGTAATGTGGAGATTGAAAAGGCCGGCAAAATAGATGCTGATTCACATTTTTCTGGGTGGGACATTGAGGAACTAACCGGAAGTATTGAGCTTGATTGTAGCTATTTGGGTGACTTTAGAATCGATAAGTTGGCAAAGACTTTTACGCTAGTGGATATAGATGGGAAGTTTGGATCCTATGAAATCGGTTTGGAAGAAGGGCTAAATGCAGACATCAATGCTGAATTTTCCTTCGCGGATCTTAAATACTCTTCTGATGTAGACGCAACCTTTAATTACCGTGTCAAAGAATCAAACAAAAGCACATATAAGGGAAAAATTGGACAAGGCGATTCAAATAAAATTATTCGGATTGACTCAAGCTATGGAAGCCTTAGATTGAAAATGGATTAAATCATAACAGAACTTAATACCGAAAGACATGCTCATCTACCGAGCATGTCTTTTTTGTTTCTCCACTCATCAATTATTTGGTAGATTTCTTCCCAATTATCTAATAAATCAATTATGAAGAGATTACTCACCCTACTTACCTCATTGGCATTTATCTATTCTTTCGCTCAAGATCGTATGATCGATGCAAATCAATCCATTACGTCAAATCATGCGGTCACGATAAAAGGAAAATCAGTAGCCTATTCAGCTACCACTGGAACTCAACCAGTTTGGAATGAAGATGGGAAAGCAATAGCCGCTGTTCACTTTACTTATTACCAGCGATCAGATATTAAAAATAGAGCTTCAAGGCCTTTGATCATTTCATTCAATGGAGGTCCTGGGTCCGCCTCTGTCTGGATGCATCTCGCGTATACTGGTCCAAAAATTTTAAAAGTTGACAATGAAGGTTTTCCAATTCAACCTTATGGTGCAAAAGACAATCCCAATTCGGTATTAGATGTAGCAGATATTGTATTTGTAAACCCTGTGAATACGGGATATTCCAGGATCCTTGACAAAGAAGTTGATCGTTCATTTTTTTTCGGTGTAAATGAGGATATTTCTTATCTGGCCGAATGGATCAATACATTTGTAACGAGGATGAATCGATGGGAATCTCCAAAATATTTAATTGGGGAAAGCTATGGTACTACGCGGGTTTCAGGGTTAGCCCTTGAATTACAAAATCGTCAGTGGATGTATTTGAATGGCGTTATTCTAGTATCTCCTACCGAACTTGGAGTTCACAGTGGTCAAGGAAGAAGGAATGGCCCACTGGGTGCGGCTCTTCGTATACCTTATTTTGCTGCTGCTGCCTGGTATCACAACAAACTCCCATCTGACTTACAAAGTAAAGATCTGTTAGACGTACTAGAAGAGGTTGAGACTTATGCCGTTCAAGAACTCATGCCTACGCTAGTGCAAGGTGGATTTGTCAATGAAAGTGAAAAGAGAGAAGCAGCCAAGATGATATCCAGATATTCTGGGATTTCAGAAAAAGCAATTCTTCAATACAATTTGGATGTCCCTACTTCATTTTTCTGGAAAGAGCTTCTTAGAGAAGAAGGCTTTACTGTAGGTCGATTGGACTCGAGGTACAAAGGAATAGATAGAACTGATGGTGGAGATCGACCTGACTTTAATTCTGAACTTACAAGCTGGCTGCATGCATTTACCCCTGCAATCAATTATTACTATAAAAATGTACTCAAGTACGAAACAGACATCAAGTACAACATGTTTGGCCCAGTTCATCCGTGGAATAGAGATGGTAATAATACAGGTGAAAATCTTAGACAGGCGATGGCTCAAAATCCATACTTACACACGATGATACAAAGTGGCTATTTCGATGGTGCTACCAAATATTTCGATGCTAAATACACCATGTGGCAAATTGATCCAAGTGGCAAAATGAAGGATCGTTTGTCATTTAAAGGATACAGGAGCGGACACATGATGTATCTAAGAAATGAAGACCTCATCAGCAGTAATGACCACTTAAGAGAATTCATTAAAAAGACACTCCCTGGAAACAAGCCTGCTAAGTATTGAGTTATATCAATTAGGCTTTTATGATTGGGCTATAATTTTCAACCCTAGAAAACGTTTCAGCGATTAAATGAAGATTAGTTATCCTCTTATATTAATTGTGGTGGTGTTTTCAGTCAAACTGAATGCGCAAGAAACTTTTTCGAATATCCAATCCATAAGTGTAGAAGAGGATACTAACTTCAATGGATATGAACTCATTGAGACAGAAAGTAAGCAACTTTTTGTTTTGGCTGAACACTGGCACAATATCAGGTCTGTTCCAAAAGCAACTTTCAAAGTACTTAAATATCTACATGAGAATGCCAATGTTCGCATTTTAGCTATAGAACAAGGGGCAAGCGCTGCTCATATGATTAATAACTATTTAGATTCAGGAGATACTACTACTTTGAGGCAAATCATTCGTAATACCCTTTTTTGGGGAAAAGAAAACTGGATCTTCTTCAAAAGTTTGAGAGCATTGAATCAGACGTTACCCAGACAAGACAGGATTTTTGTCAAAAGCATTGATATAGAGTATAAAATGGCTTCTGCCATTTTTGTAATCAATGAATACATAAGAGACCGTGAAATTCCTGAATCTTTAACAAAAACTGTGGGCGTATTCAAGCAGATGTTTGATAAGACCCAGGATCATCGTGAAAGCTATCAAGGCTTGTCCGTCATGTACTATTACGATCGTGAGATTGTGGAGAGCCTAGTATTAAAAACAATTGATGAATTGGAAAGAAAAAGTAAGGAATACATGAAATTCTTTGGAGATGATTTCGTGGATTTTGCCACTATGATTTTAGAAATGGATGACGGGCTTACATTTGATTACACGAACCCAAACAATAACTATAAATTCAGGGATCGACTGATTTATAAAAAATTCGTTTCACTAGTTGAGGATTATCCTAACAAAGGAATTTTATGTGTTATCGGGATGCGACACGCTACGAAAGGATCCTCTATTTATAAGCTGAACAATCTTGATTCCTCTCCTTTAAAGGATAATGTGTTAACTATTAAGATTTCTGCGCTTTTCAATAAACTAATTATCTCTAGTGACCTCAAAAAAATCAACTACAACTACCCACAACAGCTCAGGTCTAACCCTGCTACTCTTATAAAGCATGATCCTAATGAAGGAAGTTTGAAGTCTAGCAAATCCTTTGACAATACATTATTTATACACGACAATGGCTATTTAACTCCGTTTGAAAACGTCTATAAGGAAGAATATTAAACTGAAGCCCGTCTAAGTCTGTCATTAACCGCACGACCTAACCCTTCTTCGGGTAAGTATTCAGCTAAAATAATCTTAAGGTGCGATTGATCCATTTTTCGAAGCGCAGTAAATATATTTCGCGCTGCTTGATTCAAATCTCCTGTATCGGACAATACTGCTAGATTTTTCATCGGTAAATCATATTCTTTTTGGAAAGAAATTATTCCTGTAGTATTTGGGTCTAAATCTTTCAAATTTTCTTCAATATTTCCTAGTAAAATTTTTCTACCTGGAGAATAATGTGATTTCAACATCCCTGGAGCAGCTGGGTTAGAGCTCATATTTACATTTATCCTAACCGAACCAATAGACCCTTCGATTTCCTCAATTTTTGTACCCCCAAGTCTATAAACAACTGGATCATTATCTTCAAAACCAATGATTGTTGATTCCAAACCTACCTCACAATCACCACCATCTAGAATATAAGAAATTTGCTCTCCAAGCTGATTTGCAACATGCTGGGCGGAGGTTGGAGAAACATATCCAAACGGGTTAGCGCTTGGAGCTGCTAACGGGAAGTCGAGTTTGGAAAGCAACTCTTGAGTGATGGGGTGATGGGGAATCCTTATTGCCATCCTATTTAACCCTGACGTAAGTAAATCAGGGA of Marinobacter alexandrii contains these proteins:
- a CDS encoding phosphoribosylaminoimidazolesuccinocarboxamide synthase, which translates into the protein MSEGIISTDFQFNGQTGKYTGKVREVYEFGDKLAMIATDRISAFDVVLPKPIPFKGQVLNQLAEKFLEATKDIIPNWVESSPHPNVTFGKRCQPFKVEMVIRGYLTGHAWREYRDGKRMLCGMPLPEEMKENEQFPSPIITPTTKADKGHDEDISREEILNQEIVSEHDYLQLEEYTQKLFVRGTEIAEERGLILVDTKYEFGKFDGEIYLIDEVHTPDSSRYFYSEPYQELQDKNEPQKQLSKEFVRQWLISEDFQGKDGQQIPEMSNDRIKMISDRYIELYENISGEKFVKDEYSDKLARIKEAISQIVE
- a CDS encoding sigma-70 family RNA polymerase sigma factor, which translates into the protein MEANTINIHADLIARCRNKDRSAQFEIYKLYNKAMFNTALRITGDGSDAEDVLQDAFVSAFQNLTSYRADASFGAWLKRIVINKALNHVQRIKKDLMLAEDMKKEASEFELEKTEPNYSVDQVKNAMHHLPSGFRTVLSLYLFEGYDHKEISEILGITESTSKSQYKRAKDKLRMIITQEVNYG
- a CDS encoding alpha/beta hydrolase — protein: MKKVIILLLILNSCEFRMDDEDAQEELETTATRIEFGDLLVEERNIHFAFTEQGKELLITFVHGSPGSWNAFIDFFKADSLLNNADILSVDRAGFGDSDYGNAESSLKKQAFQINEVIKKFPQKRILLIGHSLGGPVVARMAMDYPQAYNGIILVAPSIDPEMEKKEWYRKVIDTKFGALLTPKEFEVSNDEIITLKEELELMIPLWDQIKIPTIVIQGTDDSLVPKENADFAKRMLPDSLLEVNLLEGVNHFIPWSHPQEIIKAIYTLADDR
- a CDS encoding ribonuclease Z produces the protein MSLELLILGSNSAAFAHRRHHTAQLFKLQDQHFLIDCGEGTQLLMKKHKVRLSRIDHIFISHMHGDHYFGLIGLLSTMHLFGRQKELILVGPPGLKEIIQLQLRYSETALNFHIRFIEFTPHVSEVIYDHLKYTVTTIPMNHRVPCSGYLFKEKPKKRRINRKLLPDMELSHLQIARLKEGEDVLNENGTVKYENKVLTLDPNPSFSYAYCSDSKYKPELREIVEGVDLLYHESTFANDMKDRAEQTYHTTAEQAATFAKEAKVGKLILGHFSARYKELDIILEEARDVFSNSELAIEGTKFFVDGK
- a CDS encoding queuosine precursor transporter — encoded protein: MGNKRQNLFIILAVIFLTNAILAELIGVKIFSLEQTLRLEPANLDIFGYILDFNLTAGVMIWPVVFITTDIINEYFGKSGVRKISFLAVGCITYAFIMIWLVTKLSPAPFWLDVNSTDPEGNPFNMDFAFNKIYTQGLGIIVGSIIAFLIGQILDVIVFQRLRKITGEKMIWLRATGSTLISQLIDSFVVLAIAFYILAPAGSRWELSQVFSVGLLNYIYKFMIAIALTPVIYLGHFLIDKYLGKEEADRMKDEASKSGFVAKVK
- a CDS encoding beta-ketoacyl-ACP synthase III, yielding MYTSRIAGLGHYVPDNVVTNEDLSKMMDTNDEWIIERTGIKERRWIDPKTGDSPSTMGTKAARIAIKNAGLTPDDIDFIIFATLSPDYYFPGPGVMVQEQLGIKEIGALDVRNQCSGFVYSLSIADQFIKTGMYQNILVIGSENHSGGLEKSTRGRGVTVIFGDGAGAAVIQRSEDSKGILSTHLHSEGKHAEELALIGPNTGRWVPEIISEDNPEDSSYYPHMNGNFVFKHAVTRFMEVIGEALATNNYKPEDINLLVPHQANLRISQFVQAKMGLSDDQVFNNIMRYGNTTAASIPIAMSEAWQEGKIKEGDLVCLAAFGSGFTWASALIRW
- a CDS encoding STAS domain-containing protein, translated to MEFTVDKYENYSIAQINQEKVDSTIAPELKSEFMNLAQDGVKSLIVDMAKVKYVDSSGLSALLVGNRSFTEQGAFVLYNVTDHVMKLVSISQLDKVMTIVAGQEEAADYVLMTEIQKGQGE